A segment of the Lineus longissimus chromosome 11, tnLinLong1.2, whole genome shotgun sequence genome:
CCTAACAAGCATGCCATGAGTCATGACAAGATTTCACTTTTACTTAACTTAATcagttgcaaaatatgtttgagCAAATATCACCTTGGTCCCAACCTGGTCAACTCACATCAACTCCATCAGAAGCAACTACTTTCAAGTATTGTTGTAATTAATGCAATTGTTTTACTTCTTTTAGGTTGATGAAGATCGTCAGACATGCCTGTCGATATTAATGACGTGGTGACTCTATTATCTAAACTCTCGGATGATGCAAAGTTGAGAGTGACAGTGAAGGAGTCTGTCAAGGGAGGCGTGATATGTGGCGTTGCTTGTGCAATCGGTGGAGTTGTTGGTGGGCCAGTGGGATTGGCAGTTGGTGAGTGTTCGTCACTGTTGGTGAGTCAAAACAAAGCAGGAAAGTTCTTAAAAATTTTCTTGCATTACTTGTAATAAAAGAACTCTAAAATATCATACATATGTGTTTCTTTCTCAATATTCCGGAACTCTATTGCGTACAAACCTTTTAAACTTGTTTTAAAAAGATGCTTACTCAAACCTATTTCGTGTTCATTGCAGGGGGTTCGCTTGGAGGCTGTGCAGCTGCTTACCTCGCCAAGGGAAAATTCGAGCCAGCAAGTAAGATCATCTTGGACATGGATGAGAAGAGAAGGCTCGAACTCTACAATTCTGCTTTGACCATTCTTGAAAAGTTAAGATTCGACGACGTGTTGATGCTGAGTGCACTGGTTTATGGAGACGTTATGTTACAAAAGCAGCTTCTAGGGGTAGTTGTGAATCACCTTCAGGGTAATATGAAAATGACTGTTTTGGATTAATCATTCCTGTATCATCTTCACAAACTCCAAATCGCCAAGTCACTCACCAGAGCCATAtagatatatgtatatatatgttgtgaTGCAAACACATAAAGTTTAGGATCACATGTTTCAATGAAACCAAAATTAGCATTAAAATGCACATCTGTGTTTGTTAGACTCCATTTggactttgaagtttcagatCAAATGTAACATTGTGGTTTTTATTTTCTGTGCAAAAGCAGAGTGACATTTTTTTCCGGAAATTAAGTAAACACATGTGAATAAAATTGCAAGGTGGTtccaagtgctgtctttaagagaggtgtcctgattagagaggtcaaattggatggaagcaaccaattttgGTCCAAAACTAGTCTCCTGTCCTTCTTTCACCGAGAAATACAGCTATGCATTTCAAAGAGCTTTTAGAGAATGTTTTAATTTTGCATAAATTAGATCACTGCATGCAGACTTCAGTGCcatctttgtaaataaagtaTTTATATATAATTTTAAAGGTATTTTGTGTCCATTTATGATTAGAATTTGTTTGGTGCATATTCAGTTGCAGCATATAACTTCTATCAGACTTGAGGAAAAAGCGTCTTCCAGTAACCAGTATGTGATGGAATAAAAAGCAAAAACCCCCTTCTATGACCGGCTCATCAATTTCCCATGTAATTTGATGTGCAAGAATAATTACTTTGAAGTTTATAGACCTGGCAGTTCTCCGATATACCGGTATTCCAGATATGCCTCTGTTTGTGTTTTCTGTCCCGATCTATGAAGGTGCAGGCTGTGAATTTATCGTACCACCCATCCACCAACTAGCTACGCCTAATgctgcttaacttcggtgatggGGAAATCTGCACCAAATGCAAGGCTATAAAGGAATCCTCCAAAGCCTGGCTGGTTTaaactcccggggcagtccagtCCTGATCCACTCATCTTACCGGGGGATAGGACGaggtcggtccactgcgtccagagtgtagGCTGGTTAGATGGGCTATATGTACTTTGGAGGGAGGTGGGGAGTTTCTGCAATACATCTTTTCTCCCGTTGACAAAGAGGGTACGGAGCTGAATTCagtgttcaccatggtgaagtcaGAGTTTATCATGCTCGccatggtgaatgtagaatttaccatgctcaccatggtaaaatatttcaccgtcccaattcaccatggtgatgtACTGTCTGTTTgacatggtgaattgtggatttacaatggtgaaattgagacacatttttccaatAAAGGGTGATCACAAAATCAATAAGAAGTATGTTTTTTAACAcagaatttttttattcatgaattTCATATGCCATGGATAAACTCTATATCAAATTAACAAGGCCCTCAATAGGAATATAATACTTTTAAATTTCATAATGGAAAATTTGTCAAACACATTTAATATTATCTCACTGCACCACATGACAAATTCCTGGAGCATTGGCCTTTAATGTTACTTGATATGGCAAAATTAGGCACTTTGGGGTCAAAGACAGATCTTGAGTTCTTGGCATAGAATGGACCGATTCTGCACAAAATTACTTTGAAATGACATGTTAACACTTGTCACTCACTTGAGAACTGATCGAGATACCGTATGCACTTCAGAACACACCTTTATGCTACTTGGGTTCATCCGGAGGACATGTCCGAGCCATCTTAGTCTGCGGCGTCTGATTACGTCGGCAAGGTCCTCTGTCTGCGTCTTCACACGGAGAGCTTCATTGGAGATTATCCTTGGATAAATAACGTTGACACAGTAGTTTTGCAATGATGCACCCACAGGAGTTAAAAACAACAGTCTACAAAATATTGTAGGCACTCATTTACCCGAGCCGAGTGGCATCTTTACATAAAAGGCCTTTAATTGACAAAATAAGACCCCTCGTCCAGTTTAAACAAGTACACACAGTACACTGCATTAGCCTATCTTAAAACAGAAAGGTAAGTGCTTGAGCAACTATCTATATTCTATAGACATATTCtatgaaaatatgaacacaAACTATTTCTAAATAAATGTTTAAAATTGCATTTGTCAGTTTAACATTGCTGTTGAAATGCCAACTttataaatatgtatatatcATGTAACATCTTCTATCACAATCATGTGCTCCTTGCTCAGTacagattattattattaaattattattaaaaacatttttatagcgcttaacgttgttaaaacttcttagcgctttacaatttataataaaacataacattaatacatgatagaataaaagtcattactaaaaaaaaaaaaaaaaaaaaaaaaaaaaaaaagtgcaaaggattcaaaagaatttcttaaaaatatgagtttttagtgcagttttaaaacgacccagggtactctggccacgaacactatttggaagctcattccatagctttggtcccgccactgcgaatgcagaggagcctatcacccgcTGCCCCGACAGATATCGTCATCACAAGAAATGTAGAACCCCACTGTTTGCAATACTAATGAATTTTCATTCAGTGCCTCCAAGAAATGCGAAGGCCTCAAAAATGCTGGCCTGcctcaaaattaaaaattatcCAGTTCAGcaacatttttctgaaaatggcgAACAACTATCAAACATATTCTGATACATATAGGGAAAAGGTGGCACTGAAATTATGGCAGTGCAGTTAACCCcttctcacaaaaataatgggGTTTACAGTAACTATTGGTTTTTTGTAATTAAAGGTTTGACTGGATTGGTTGATTCAGTAGTTCATCCACCATCTTGACGGCATTGACAGATGTTCCCCAGCTGAGGCAGACGCCGTTACCTCCATGACCGTAATTGTGAACCACCTGAAAATGACCGGAAATGTATTATATGTATTATAAACCCAAAACATTTACTTTATTCTCATACACTGCATCAGCAGATTTTAAGACCCGCACTGCCAAACCATCGTCAAAGTCTTCTTttacaaatattgaaatatcaggACACTGTAAAACGCCAAATTTTCCCACCACGAAACTAAAACGCCCACAAAATTTTTGAAGTTTACAGAAATAAAATATCCCTTCCTACCTTCAGCTTCTGACCCCCGATATTCATGATCTCTTTCTCAACTCTAATCGGCTCTCGGTAGGGACGAAGACCAGCCCAAGATCTTATGATCTTAGCTCcctgaaatgaggaacattaaAAACAACACAGTGTCAGTTGTAAATGCATCCACTGCACATTGTACCGCCAGCATAGCCCTCAGGGTCACAGGGAAACACAAGCAGGTGCACCACGGCAAGGTCTGGATCGACGACACCCAAAATCATGTACTTTATGTTTATATATCATTTATTCATGTGAGTTTTGAagttgatgaatttaggacaaCTCATATGAAGAAATGACATTGtgaagaaaatttgaagaaaaccaGACTCACCCGCAGTGGAGGGTAGAAACGACATGCTTTTTCAAATATCTCTTCAGACTGTTTTTCATTAACGTCTGTGCTGAAATTATTCACTTCGCGGCACCCGCCAACAACTACATAGTCTGTGCTGAAAAGAAGATCCATACAAAGCTACTTGTTTTCAAATAGATATCTTGATATGATATTTACCTAGTCGGGTGTATTGCCCTTGATGAAAAACACTGCTGATGATTTTTCCGACACTGCACATGTACGGCACCCGTTACAGAGGTACTTTCGATGTGGCTCAAACAGAGCGAGTTGCATATGTCATGACTGCATCGAATTATTtgtcatcctgacaatatcaggccatttcactcaatgcgtaaggagaagtcgtgttgtaggccctgtttgcaagaggatgattATTTGTATCCCTTAGTAGTTTCTCACGAGACGTCACAAGGCGAGTGAGTGAGGTGCAATGGAAATGAAACTTGCGACAGATGGTGTGACAGGGTAGTAATACAGCTTATACTAGTACAATGAAATAAAGCCACATAAAATTTTACAAAACTTATTGCATGATTGTAATATTCTCACACTAGTATTTCATCAGCAGATCGGTAATTTTGAACTGGAGCAGAACAACGACtctatcattgacattgtcaataACCGGTGACCGATGGATATTTTTCTGGGTACCGTGTGGGTTGACTAAATTGCACCCAATCTTACCAAGGTATGATGTAAGTGCCGTCACCACTGTTCTCGTACACAGCATGTTTGATCCATGGCGCAGAAACCTGGAATATGGTTTCAAACAAGCAAATGAAGTACTGTAAACTGCTAAATTTTGGAAGgtacaaattcaaaataaaataataacagAGATATCAAAACTAAAAATGGTCAGCAGAAATGAAAACTAGCTGGTTGGTACAGTTCACGCAATCCATTGTAACAACTAGGATAGTGTTTTGGCAATgtcaattaatttcaattttttttctaaaaccaGCAAATATTCAGTAGAAGCAAGAATGACTCGCACGACAGCTTTCTTGTCTGGAGGCAATTTCTCTCATAGCAAATACAAAGATGAGACACGAACATAGAGACAGTAGATTATAGCCTGCGGATCGATAAAGCCGTTCCTCTCAGAAGTGGGCAAATTGAGGAATTTCACTAGAGAAAATTTTCAAGAATGGAAATACTAGGCATAATTCTTAGGAATGGAAATGACGAAGAGACTTTCGGAAGAATGGAAAATGTTTATACATGATTCTGGAAAATGGAAATACAAGTAAGTCTTGGGAATGGAAGTTATTAATATTGAGTCAATAACAGTAAGGAAAGGACATGATAGAGATAAAGTGTAATATCCATCAAATCTAGCTTTGTTATTTATCATACCTACCTGTAATATCTGTCCTCTGACGGGGTAAACTTTCATGTCACCCAACAGTTTCCGACTCCCGAATCCGGTGCAATTGACAACAATATCGTACTTGCCTGTAAACTGAAAGCAGATTGCGAACCATACATAGGAGGAATACTTTTAATCTTGAAAAGTTTGTTCCTCCTTTATACTTGAGCCATGaggaaaattattttaaaaaaaaatctatttgtTTACCCTATCCAAACACACCGTTTCATGATTAAAGAAAATGCACTAAACTTGTTTAGTTTTGGGCAATGGGAAAGCTCGTCCCCTTTGTCATCAAATGCTCAGCTGACCTCTGGAAAGGGCAGACTGGAATActggcaaaaatatataagctcgccttatatatttttgatactgAGCATGTACTCAAGTGATGAATATATTCCAAAATGTTTGTGCTTAGTGCTGGTAGTTCTCCACCTTTCTCCAATTATAATACTCTTACCTCATCAAACGAATCGACTCTTCTTTTTTCTACTTTTCCCCCTTTCTCTTTGAACCTACAAGAAACAGAAATTTTCGTTGTTGTTGAAAGATTGGTACACAAATAAGACTAAAATTGCCATTTCTAATTTCTCCTTGTCAATAAGCTGCAGTTGTGATAATACTGGAAAGGggtaaattttaaaaaactaacTAACATTTTACGAGACTCTTCCAGCTTTGGCAACAATTTTAGCATGACTTATATTTCCCATGATTGACTGAATTGTTATTTATAAATCATGTGGCATTTTAGACCAGCCCCCATTGCCCATCAGGGCTacaccaaatgtttgaaagggttaaaaagaTTACCATAATTATTTCATACTTTACCTTATCATTAACCATGGCAAATACCTGATGCATTGTGTGATAACAACAGTGGCGGTATAACCATGGCTGAAAAGAATCGTTATTGTATATGAACACCTGGGAGATGAAAGATCAGTTTTATATATTTATTACTATTGAAATATTAGTACAACTGGAACTACCTAGCCCAATGCCAGGCACTACTTGTGTGAGGGAAAAGGCCATGTATGTGCAGGGCAATGGTGCCTAGATTGACATTGGTGATGATTATCGCTACAGACAATTTTAGCAACACCCAAGAGGGTTTTGGTATTTTGACATAGACCAAACGCTGAGGGTTCAGGAGGGTCTTGGTTGAGTCACCAAGACCCTCTCCACTCAGACTGAGGCCAGTtgattttccctttaaaataaTTATTGGAGACACAAAGGTATTTTAAAATACTAGACTCAGCAttccactacatgtacatgtatctatgatCAAAGCAACATACTTGAATTGAGTGCCCCATGTATGCACTTGGTCGAGGGTTAACTCGCGGTAGTCAAGACAAAACTCGGAGTAGACACCAGGCTTGAAAACAGAGATAAAGTTTACAGTTTAACTATTGCTCTAAAAACTATACGATAGACATATATTATAATTTTAACATTTCACTTGAGATTTTTCAATATTGtgtcaaaaaaggccattcttTGTCAGTTATACTGAatactgaaaataaaaaatctcaTGCCCTTGTCATCTCTTTTAGGATCCGATATAGGCAATAGGCAATTTAACTGAACTCCAATTATGATCCAGCATCAACAATGTTGTTACTGTCACCAACAATTTATTGTCTTAATTAATTCTTGCTGTCACAGACAGGTCCAATTTCTTAAAAAGTTTGACGAATTAGGTAGCAGTGCGCCCTTCTCGAAATTAAGCTCCGCCAATCCTCAGTTACTTACCCCGACGTAATCTTTAGAGACGTTGAATAAAGTGACCAGTTGATTACCACTTTCTGCGGCTCCCGCTGACCGTGCCAAACCATGGAGGAAGTCCCATGAGTCTTTCGACCATTGTCTGGATaaaaaggaatgaaaatgaaaatgttgaacttTTTCCATCTTTTTTTATGCAGAGCGAAAAAACCCACTATAAACTTAGATATTATGGCAGAACTACATGTTGGTAGATACACAATCAATCTATATATATCGAGATGCAGAGAAACGATTCCATAACCAAAACTACTATGAACGAAATATTATTGTTACATAACAAATACTACCGAATTTTCTACATAGTGATTGATTGTCATATTTAGATTGTTTGATACTTGAATAATACTAAATGGTGATGTTATTATGGGATGAAGATCAAGTTGGGTGCTGCGCCACAGGCTGGTGTCCTTGAAACAGCTTAGATTTACGAATAAAAACTCATTCCTGCTTAAGGTTTTAACCGGGCTGTTCAAAACTTCACATTTTTAGGCATGGTCAGACTTCCATAGGTCATGAGATTCGGCTTTCTAACTTTCACTTTACCTCATTTGTTGGAGATCATTTCCGGCAGAATGATGCATCGTCGGTCGATAAATTCCCGCCGCTCCATTGCTCGTAGTTTCTTTGGCAAACTTATCTGCTACCAAAGTGATAT
Coding sequences within it:
- the LOC135496318 gene encoding D-aspartate oxidase-like; the encoded protein is MTKIVVIGAGVVGLSAAVQLQEKYPNADITLVADKFAKETTSNGAAGIYRPTMHHSAGNDLQQMRQWSKDSWDFLHGLARSAGAAESGNQLVTLFNVSKDYVGPGVYSEFCLDYRELTLDQVHTWGTQFNHGYTATVVITQCIRYLPWLMIRFKEKGGKVEKRRVDSFDEFTGKYDIVVNCTGFGSRKLLGDMKVYPVRGQILQVSAPWIKHAVYENSGDGTYIIPCTDYVVVGGCREVNNFSTDVNEKQSEEIFEKACRFYPPLRGAKIIRSWAGLRPYREPIRVEKEIMNIGGQKLKVVHNYGHGGNGVCLSWGTSVNAVKMVDELLNQPIQSNL
- the LOC135495314 gene encoding protein C19orf12 homolog, encoding MPVDINDVVTLLSKLSDDAKLRVTVKESVKGGVICGVACAIGGVVGGPVGLAVGGSLGGCAAAYLAKGKFEPASKIILDMDEKRRLELYNSALTILEKLRFDDVLMLSALVYGDVMLQKQLLGVVVNHLQGNMKMTVLD